In a genomic window of Narcine bancroftii isolate sNarBan1 chromosome 7, sNarBan1.hap1, whole genome shotgun sequence:
- the LOC138740000 gene encoding cell surface glycoprotein 1-like: protein MGQQSEHQWAQHTALGVVSKREVVEGTERRGFGWERPGDKESAQGGREARRQRRRERNEKLEGGLPQPRPRELHTPPTPTLSPGPGSSIPPSLSPGPGRSPPSLSPGPGSPPPLLPSLSPGPGRPPIPQPRPREASHPSAPAQGGLPSLSPGPGRPPSLSPGPGRPPIPQPRPREASHPSAPAQGGLPSLSPGPGRPPIPQPRPREASHPSAPAQGGLPSLSPGPGRPPIPQPRPREASHPSAPAQGAPPPRPQSLSPGPGSPPPAPNPSARPRETPIPQPRPRETPIPQPRPRETPIPQPRPRETPIPQPRPRETPIPQPRPRETPIPQPRPRETPIPQPRPRETPIPQARPRETPIPQARPRETPIPQARPRETPIPQARPRETPIPQARPRETPIPQPRPRETPIPQPRPRETPIPQPRPRETPIPQPRPRETPIPQPRPRETPIPQPRPRETPIPQPRPRETPIPQPRPRETPIPQPRPRETPIPQPRPRENPHPSAPAQGEPPSLSPGPGRTPIPQPRPRENPHPSAPAQGEPPSLSPGPGRTPIPQPRPRENPHPSAPAQGEPPSLSPGPGRTPSSHPSAPAQGEPPPPIPQPRPRENPLLPSLSPGPGRTPSSHPSAPAQGEPPPPIPQPRPRENPLLPSLSPGPGRTPSSHPSAPAQGEPPPPIPQPRPREPPAQGAPGPGSPPPIFQPRPREPPQSLIPGPGRPLLLLNPIPLPLHVSPTPGQGGAAIYLPCLLTPPKPSPRPADAPKAIPLQPALTPPKQCFPPYLP from the exons atgggtcagcagagtgaacaccagtgggctcagcacacagccctgggag TTGTGAGCAAGCGGGAGGTGGTGGAAGGAACTGAGCGCAGGGGATTCGGGTGGGAAAGGCCCGGGGATAAGGAGTCGGCCCAAGGGGGGAGGGAGGCCCGCAGGCAGCGCCGCCGGGAGAGGAATGAAAAGCTGGAG GGAGGTCTCCCTCAGCCCCGGCCCAGGGagctccacaccccccccaccccaacgctAAGCCCCGGCCCAGGGAGCTCCATTCCCCCATCCCTCAGCCCCGGCCCAGGGAGGTCCCCCCCATCCCTCAGCCCCGGCCCagggagccccccccccctcctcccatccctcagCCCCGGCCCAGGGAGGCCTCCCATCCCTCAGCCCCGGCCCAGGGAGGCCTCCCATCCCTCAGCCCCGGCCCAGGGAGGCCTCCCATCCCTCAGCCCCGGCCCAGGGAGACCCCCATCCCTCAGCCCCGGCCCAGGGAGGCCTCCCATCCCTCAGCCCCGGCCCAGGGAGGCCTCCCATCCCTCAGCCCCGGCCCAGGGAGGCCTCCCATCCCTCAGCCCCGGCCCAGGGAGGCCTCCCATCCCTCAGCCCCGGCCCAGGGAGGCCTCCCATCCCTCAGCCCCGGCCCAGGGAGGCCTCCCATCCCTCAGCCCCGGCCCAGGGAGGCCTCCCATCCCTCAGCCCCGGCCCAGGGAGGCCTCCCATCCCTCAGCCCCGGCTcagggagccccccccccccgcccccaatccCTCAGCCCCGGCCCAGGgagccccccccctgcccccaatcCCTCAGCCCGGCCCAGGGAGACCCCCATCCCTCAGCCCCGGCCCAGGGAGACCCCCATCCCTCAGCCCCGGCCCAGGGAGACCCCCATCCCTCAGCCCCGGCCCAGGGAGACCCCCATCCCTCAGCCCCGGCCCAGGGAGACCCCCATCCCTCAGCCCCGGCCCAGGGAGACCCCCATCCCTCAGCCCCGGCCCAGGGAGACCCCCATCCCTCAGCCCCGGCCCAGGGAGACCCCCATCCCTCAGGCCCGGCCCAGGGAGACCCCCATCCCTCAGGCCCGGCCCAGGGAGACCCCCATCCCTCAGGCCCGGCCCAGGGAGACCCCCATCCCTCAGGCCCGGCCCAGGGAGACCCCCATCCCTCAGGCCCGGCCCAGGGAGACCCCCATCCCTCAGCCCCGGCCCAGGGAGACCCCCATCCCTCAGCCCCGGCCCAGGGAGACCCCCATCCCTCAGCCCCGGCCCAGGGAGACCCCCATCCCTCAGCCCCGGCCCAGGGAGACCCCCATCCCTCAGCCCCGGCCCAGGGAGACCCCCATCCCTCAGCCCCGGCCCAGGGAGACCCCCATCCCTCAGCCCCGGCCCAGGGAGACCCCCATCCCTCAGCCCCGGCCCAGGGAGACCCCCATCCCTCAGCCCCGGCCCAGGGAGACCCCCATCCCTCAGCCCCGGCCCAGGGAGAACCCCCATCCCTCAGCCCCGGCCCAGGGAGAACCCCCATCCCTCAGCCCCGGCCCAGGGAGAACCCCCATCCCTCAGCCCCGGCCCAGGGAGAACCCCCATCCCTCAGCCCCGGCCCAGGGAGAACCCCCATCCCTCAGCCCCGGCCCAGGGAGAACCCCCATCCCTCAGCCCCGGCCCAGGGAGAACCCCCATCCCTCAGCCCCGGCCCAGGGAGAACCCCCATCCCTCAGCCCCGGCCCAGGGAgaaccccctcctcccatccctcagCCCCGGCCCAGGGAgaaccccctcctcccatccctcagCCCCGGCCCAGGGAgaaccccctcctcccatccctcagCCCCGGCCCAGGGAgaaccccctcctcccatccctcagCCCCGGCCCAGGGAgaaccccctcctcccatccctcagCCCCGGCCCAGGGAgaaccccctcctcccatccctcagCCCCGGCCCAGGGAgaaccccctcctcccatccctcagCCCCGGCCCAGGGAgaaccccctcctcccatccctcagCCCCGGCCCAGGGAGCCCCCGGCCCAGGGAGCCCCCGGCCCAGGGAGCCCCCCCCCAATCTTTCAGCCTCGGCCCAGGGAGCCCCCCCAATCCCTCATCCCTGGCCCAGGGAGGCCTCTGCTTCTCCTGAATCCCATCCCTCTCCCACTCCATGTCTCCCCAACTCCAGGTCAGGGGGGGGCTGCCATATACCTGCCCTGCCTTCTCACACCCCCAAAGCCATCCCCCCGGCCTGCCGACGCGCCCAAAGCCATCCCCCTCCAGCCTGCTTTGACACCCCCAAAGCAATGCTTCCCCCCCTACCTGCCTTGa